A genome region from Arachis duranensis cultivar V14167 chromosome 6, aradu.V14167.gnm2.J7QH, whole genome shotgun sequence includes the following:
- the LOC107493567 gene encoding zinc finger BED domain-containing protein DAYSLEEPER-like, producing the protein MKTTPTISGKTVVVGAYTFDQENARKELSVMVCLHEYLLSIVDHIGFRRFCNALQALFKVITRNTLKSDILKLYNDERMKTMNILERNKSRVAITTNMWTTSNQNKGYMAITVLYIDDS; encoded by the coding sequence ATGAAGACAACTCCAACAATTAGTGGAAAAACAGTTGTGGTTGGTGCATATACCTTCGACCAAGAAAATGCAAGGAAAGAGCTATCAGTTATGGTTTGTTTGCATGAGTATCTATTATCTATTGTGGATCACATTGGCTTTAGAAGATTTTGCAATGCTCTACAAGCTCTATTTAAGGTGATTACTCGCAACACTTTGAAAAGTGACATCTTGAAGCTCTACAATGATGAGAGGATGAAGACAATGAATATTCTTGAGAGGAATAAAAGTCGAGTTGCAATTACCACTAATATGTGGACAACAAGTAACCAAAATAAAGGTTATATGGCTATCACAGTCCTTTATATTGATGATTCTTGA